The Vigna radiata var. radiata cultivar VC1973A chromosome 6, Vradiata_ver6, whole genome shotgun sequence DNA segment GCATTGATGTTTGTCATTCTTACTACTTAGTTATTGCTGAAGAAGCCTAATACATAATAAGATCTGTGTCTATTTGAACTTGAACTGTATCCTGAGGTTTTCATCTGTATCTTAGTCATAACAggtaaatttgtattaaaaagtattaatgAATTGAGGCAAATTGAAATTGGTATGAATACTTTTGCATTTATGAAGCATGCAGACTGCataaattataagttaatttaactTATGACTCGTAGAAGTTTTAAAGAGATGTTTTCCCTAACAGGTCATTAgtatcttttattaaattattagatcTGCAAGTGTTTTTCAGTAACTTCTTAGTTAAACCTATTCTAGGTTGTTGAAGTTGAATTATTCTGATGTTCATAAAGTTTATGAAACATAACACATGTTTCATTGGATGTGAAAtcaaatgaattattattattgacgaTAACACTAGTTCAACCCTGCATATAACTCCTGTTATTATTGTATGCTTTTGTTTTTCCATCTCAGTACCTCtcttggaagaaaagaaaatgtctcTATTTACCATTGGATTAACATGATTTGAATGTTCACTTACAGCCAAGAAGCACCCATCAAGGCAGCGTTTGACACTTCCTGTCCAACCTGGATCAAAGGAAAGACCTGTTGTGCTTAATTACAAGAAGAGTCTGAAAGACTATACTAGTGGAAACTCAGAAACCTTAACTGTTGTATTCAAGGACCTGGGCCCTCAAGTTTCTTATCGAACACTATTTTTCTGCGAGTATTTGGGACCTTTGCTTCTCTATCCAGTGTTCTACTATTTCCCTGTTTACCAATATTTTGGTTACAAAGGTGAACGTGTCATCCATCCTGTGCAAACATACGCCTTGTACTACTGGTGTTTCCATTACGCCAAACGAATTCTGGAAACGTTTTTCGTGCATCGCTTCAGCCATGCAACCTCACCCCTTTCCAATGTGTTCCGTAACTGTGCTTATTACTGGACTTTTGGATCATACATTGCTTACTACGTGAACCACCCTCTCTATACTCCTGTGAGCGACCTTCAAATGAAGATTGGGTTTGGGTTTGGAATACTTTGTCAAATTTCAAACTTCTACTGCCATATTATACTGAAGAATCTCCGCAGTCCTGGTGGTGAAGGTGGATACCAAATCCCAAAAGGTTTTCTCTTCAATATTGTTACCTGTGCAAATTACACGACCGAGATCTATCAGTGGCTGGGCTTCAACATCGCAACGCAAACTGTGGCAGGTTATATTTTCCTTGTGGTTGCTACTTTCATCATGACCAACTGGGCTTTTGCCAAGCACAGGCGTTTGAAGAAGGTATGTCTCTTTACCTTTTACATTTCAGTTCATCAATATGGTCTATAGGAAAAATGTATACATTTTCACCAGAAAATATTCTTGTAAAGGATAAATACACATactttatgaaataaattacttgactGTATGTTTTCCTTTGTTCTCCTGCCATGTTAAACATGTGGGTTCAACCTGTTAATCTTGTTTTTGGTTGAACGTGCAGTTATTTGATGGAAAGGATGGGAGACCTAGGTATCCTCGTCGATGGATAATATTGCCCCCATTCCTGTAGAAGACGAAGCACTGATCAGGCCGCTATTCTCTGCTCACAGGATTCTGAGATTTATAATTGTAGCATAATGAAATTTTCGTCATCTCTTTTTATTAGATATGGATTTGTCTTGCAATGCTTTTGATTATGAAGTTGATTGCTAAATTGTTGAATCAGTGTTTTGCAgaatatttataatcatttcAAGATTGTAGTACTGGGATCCTGTTTCTTCGAAGTCTTCCTCTTGTGCTAACTGTGTTGGTTATTTTACTGTTTTCAGATTAAtcattttagaaaatgaaagcTCTTTTTTCTAGCTTATAGACGTAGCAATGGCCAGGCTTCGTATGTCACAATTATTCATCTTCCTTCACACTGATGCTCATTTAATACATACTTATTATCCTTAGTTGCAAGATTTCTctcgtttaaaaaaatattaaaagaaaaaaaaaatacttacaagGGGTATGGCTTGAAGGAAATGTGTTAATACAAAACTTTCTTCATAAATTATGTTTGACACCAGCAAgtaatcattaataattttagtcTCTAATGTTTATGGTAcgtcaatttgatttttaaattttccaatGATAATCATTTGAATCCCTGCTTTTACAAGTCAATCTAAGCCGTTGCGTATCAATCAGTCACTTCGGTTCCTAAAATACCAGATCTAATTCATTGATGGCAACAATACTAAAAGGTCGGTAGTTGATTTTGGACAACTTtccttataatattttaaaatttaaattttccataaattaaaattcgtTTATATAGAAATCGACCATACAGTTTTGAAAGTTAATTACAGATTTTACGAGGTCAGTTAATTTTAGCTTACGATATTTTTTCGATTTTTTCAGTTATTGAAAAACttgtttattcaaaattatcttttaattttagaattaatctaATACATATAATTCAAGGAGTAATTTAGTACCCAATTCAAATGGCTTGTAAATAAGAACATTAATGGGAACAAGGAAGACATCGTGCCAACCATTAAATTATGGAGATTTAGTAACATTTATTACAAACCCGACGTTAATGTTAGTTTGTTGTTTTAACATATTCATAATGCAGTTTATCTTAACAATTACAAGCCGTTGAAAATACAAGATTTGCTCGTGCCTTGAGCAATCGAAATGACCGTAAACATGAGGTTTTTAGTATGTGGCACATTACTGTTGACTTTCATAgacgtaagaaaaaaaatgaaatcgtGTGTTTATACGCATACCAAGTAATAAATAGCTGAAAACTGAATAACAAGATGCAAAATTTCACACGAAGCTCAAGTCCCCATCATCTTCCATGAAATAATTACCCCTCCCAAAGTATAAAATGGTCGTCAGAAAGACTACTGCTCAAACATTGCTACTTGGAAATCCTAGTTTGATCAATGATGTTACCAGGATCTCCattacattttcatttcatGGCTTGTAGGTTCAAAAATTGGCATGCTTCTAGTAGACAATGCACCAGACACTCAATCCGTAATATAATAGAATGATTTCCTAATTATCTTCGCATCCCTCGTCCGCGTCCACGGAATCCTCCTCCACGACCTCTGCCCATGGCACTGGCGGCGGCGTCTCCTTGTGCACTCTCAGACTACATATGTTAAATAGACAAAATCAAAATCAGCTGCATAAAGGACTGTAGCCAGAATAAAACAAGCAAtggaaacaaaaaatttaaaacctggttacattaagaaaataaaggtAGAGTAAGTAGACATGGCGATATAATTatgcaaattaatataaaattctaaaaaagtCACAAGATGAGATCCCATCACAGCAGACCAATTGTAAGAATCAAAATTCCCCACAAGCTTTCCCACTGTATGTGCAGAGGATTTGTACAGGGAATTCTTATATGTGCAGAAAATTATTAAGAACCATTACCCTTGCAAAGTACAAAATCCTTGACCGATTTGAGAGTGAATCAGAATGTACTTATAGTACTACTGATAATAGTAAGAGATGAATAATTCGTTCAAATAAGTCAAGAACGCAAGCAAAAATTCCCAGCCATACAATGACACGAATAGACATTACCTTGGggtttttaattgtttcatcCACACTTAAGATAAGGCAAGCAGCCTCTGTTGCAGCATTTATAGCATTGATCTGCAAATTgattaatcaatttaaacacCGCACACATAAAACATCAGAATCAgcttataaaattatgtaaatcaATGCAGACAGATACCTTCACTATTGCAGGCTCCCAGACAAAGTTGGCAAAAGAATCAGCAATGCCACCAGTGGCTATGTCCACTCCATACGGTGCCCCCTCACCTGTAACAAGCGGAAAAATAAGTATATGCCAGCATGAACGCAAGTAATTGTATAATACATATATGTAACCTAGCATGCTTCATTCACACAAAAAGATGGCAACCCAACCAGAAGGAAGTGCATGTTTCTGCCTTAGTTTATTCAGCACATCAGTTGCATCAAATCCAGCATTGTCGCATAGTTGTCTAGGTATAACCTGCAGTGATAATGTAACTTTCTgcattaaaaaactaaataaccaTACACTTTGAATGTAAGAACATGATTTGATACCCTTCCAAAACTGGGATGCTTTCTCATACAAAAACTACCAGACATTTTTTAATcgtattaaaacaaaattagggGGGTTGGGGGGATCTAAACACAGCTGAGAAGTTATTGAAGTATATCATATTGTCACAAAagaaaatgtgtcaaacaggaGTTGCCTTGCGTTACTAACAAAGTTCTAGAATAATAGTAAACACAAAAAGACAGCTTTGGATTTGGCtcaaattacaaaaacatttaCCTCAAGAGCTTTTGCGTAAGAGTTAATGAAAAGCTGAGACTTCCCAGCTATAGTTCGTGCATGCTGCCTCAGGTACCGGCTTATCTCCATCTAGCAATGAGaacattttgaatttaaatatgttgactAATATAATCAAGTGATATCTACCGACAAATTTAAGACACATACGTCTATAGCACCTCCCCCAGCAACCACAGTTGAATTCTTCAAAGCCCTTCTCACAATCATGATTGCATCATGCAAACTTCGCTCTGCTTCCTCTATGAACTGTAGGAAAATAGgtaaaatcaaagatcaaatAAAATCCTGAGAGTAGCATATGTGTTCAACGAGTTTCATAAACAGTTATCACAACATATAACAGACCTGATCTGCTCCACCACGAAGAACTATGGTTGCTGTTTGGCCAGATGGACATCCATTGAAAATATTGAACCTCTCATTTCCAACCTGCCTTTCCTCAAAAACCTCACAAGTTCCAAGGATCTTAAAGCAAATAAAACACAAGTTCAGCAgtaataaatgaaattacaGAAAGATCAAATCAAAACAGTCATACAAATAATGTGCAACCTCATCAATAATGTTATTAACAGATGTTTGTACGGTTCCACCAGTTGCAGCAGCAACCCTTTTTAGATCTTCTTCAGTTACACGACCAGCACAGAAAATGTCTCTATCTGCAAAATACTGTTTCAAggacaaattattttaaaaagaactaaaaatgATATCCCTGAAAGGCTTTACCAAACACAGTAAGGAAATAATTATAAACCATAATTACAAACAATTAGTAATGATGACGTCAATCTAAACATTATGAGAATAACAAAAACCATgttaataagaatataaaaatcaaagCATAAACAAAAGTGCATTACTACACAAGAGAAAATGCATGAAATGTATCAGGAAACTATCTTGGGAGGAGGTAGCACACACCACACATTGCATATTATTCAATAGAAAAGTTTAATATTCTACGAAGTTTAGAAAATCATAGTTAAGAAAAATcgaattaagagaaaaattaaaacctgggTAGCTAGATCACCAATGGCCAATCGTGAAAGAACAACTTTGGCACCACTGCTGACACATTTGTCTAACTTGTCATAGATGATATTCCATTCTGCATCAACTAT contains these protein-coding regions:
- the LOC106762967 gene encoding very-long-chain enoyl-CoA reductase, whose product is MKVTVVSRSGREVVKGGIHLSDSATVADLQEAIHKQTKKHPSRQRLTLPVQPGSKERPVVLNYKKSLKDYTSGNSETLTVVFKDLGPQVSYRTLFFCEYLGPLLLYPVFYYFPVYQYFGYKGERVIHPVQTYALYYWCFHYAKRILETFFVHRFSHATSPLSNVFRNCAYYWTFGSYIAYYVNHPLYTPVSDLQMKIGFGFGILCQISNFYCHIILKNLRSPGGEGGYQIPKGFLFNIVTCANYTTEIYQWLGFNIATQTVAGYIFLVVATFIMTNWAFAKHRRLKKLFDGKDGRPRYPRRWIILPPFL
- the LOC106765221 gene encoding T-complex protein 1 subunit eta, producing MSAMLQPQIILLKEGTDTSQGKPQLVSNINACTAVADVVRTTLGPRGMDKLIHDDKGAVTISNDGATIMKLLDIVHPAAKILVDIAKSQDSEVGDGTTTVVLLAAEFLREAKPFIEDGVHSQNLIRSYRAASTLAIEKIKELAVSIEGKSLEEKKSLLAKCASTTLSSKLIGGEKEFFASMVVDAVIAIGNDDRLNMIGIKKVPGGTMRDSFLVNGVAFKKTFSYAGFEQQPKKFLNPKILLLNVELELKSEKENAEIRLSDPSQYQSIVDAEWNIIYDKLDKCVSSGAKVVLSRLAIGDLATQYFADRDIFCAGRVTEEDLKRVAAATGGTVQTSVNNIIDEILGTCEVFEERQVGNERFNIFNGCPSGQTATIVLRGGADQFIEEAERSLHDAIMIVRRALKNSTVVAGGGAIDMEISRYLRQHARTIAGKSQLFINSYAKALEVIPRQLCDNAGFDATDVLNKLRQKHALPSGEGAPYGVDIATGGIADSFANFVWEPAIVKINAINAATEAACLILSVDETIKNPKSESAQGDAAASAMGRGRGGGFRGRGRGMRR